In Halostella litorea, a single window of DNA contains:
- a CDS encoding transcription initiation factor IIB family protein: MDIDALRERGDERIRTVADALDLPETVCETAYAILHQVYTDETQQGRSCEVIATAALYLACKRENVPAHPREIAAEADVSEKLLFRRSKWIQSELDVRIQSFNPTAYVDEYCDRLGLAAETRELARNIVTVTTDRGLASGKSPRGFAAAAVYYAATIRREECTQSDVHEIADVSKITIRNRYQEQAEAVGDLVTDTGELAVN, translated from the coding sequence ATGGATATCGACGCGCTGCGCGAACGAGGCGACGAGCGGATCCGTACCGTCGCTGACGCGCTCGACCTGCCCGAGACCGTCTGTGAAACGGCGTACGCCATTCTGCATCAGGTGTACACCGACGAGACACAGCAGGGACGTTCCTGCGAGGTGATCGCGACCGCCGCCCTGTACCTCGCGTGCAAGCGAGAGAACGTCCCGGCACATCCCCGCGAAATAGCCGCCGAGGCGGACGTCTCCGAAAAACTGCTGTTCCGACGCTCGAAGTGGATACAGTCCGAACTGGACGTTCGGATCCAGTCGTTCAACCCCACCGCGTACGTCGACGAGTACTGCGACCGCCTCGGGCTGGCGGCGGAGACGCGCGAACTCGCCCGGAACATCGTCACCGTGACGACGGACCGGGGGCTCGCCTCGGGGAAGTCGCCCCGCGGGTTCGCTGCGGCCGCGGTGTACTACGCCGCGACGATCCGCCGCGAGGAGTGTACGCAGAGCGACGTCCACGAGATAGCGGACGTGAGCAAGATAACGATCCGGAACCGGTATCAGGAACAGGCCGAGGCCGTCGGCGACCTGGTGACCGACACGGGCGAACTCGCCGTCAACTAG
- a CDS encoding GTP cyclohydrolase III yields the protein MANTQVTLIQIDNYGPWTVTPEPRREVDLQTLQSRLYADLSQLIGNRDGYVFFTRFDNMIAVTNGLDVDAHARVQESIGNRYPVSVSLSIAAAPAPIDALETATEQLQDAGSAQDKGRREILRGTPVPETDRRDDDVQIAHFDVIDATGKYTDQLNAFDSFITIEQGYAALMRHMREEHDSLAFFVGGDNVIAACPNLSTGEYEAAIEHVSEAVDVDLQVGVGRADNAHEAGMAAKHALEKCRYDGTRVERASEPVLGD from the coding sequence GTGGCCAACACACAGGTTACGCTCATTCAGATCGACAACTACGGACCGTGGACGGTGACGCCGGAGCCGCGCCGCGAGGTCGACCTCCAGACCCTCCAGTCACGCCTCTACGCGGACCTCTCACAGCTCATCGGCAACCGGGACGGCTACGTCTTCTTCACCCGGTTCGACAACATGATCGCCGTGACCAACGGCCTGGACGTCGACGCGCACGCACGCGTACAGGAGTCCATCGGCAACCGCTATCCCGTCTCGGTCAGCCTCAGCATCGCCGCCGCGCCGGCCCCCATCGACGCGCTCGAAACCGCGACGGAACAGCTTCAGGACGCCGGGAGCGCCCAGGACAAGGGCCGCCGCGAGATCCTTCGGGGCACACCGGTTCCGGAGACCGACCGCCGCGACGACGACGTGCAGATCGCTCACTTCGACGTGATCGACGCGACCGGGAAGTACACCGACCAACTCAACGCGTTCGACTCCTTCATCACCATCGAGCAGGGGTACGCGGCGCTCATGCGACACATGCGCGAGGAACACGACTCCCTGGCGTTTTTCGTCGGCGGGGACAACGTCATCGCCGCCTGCCCGAACCTCTCGACCGGCGAGTACGAGGCGGCCATCGAGCACGTCTCGGAGGCCGTCGACGTCGACCTGCAGGTCGGCGTCGGCCGGGCCGACAACGCACATGAGGCAGGCATGGCGGCCAAACACGCGCTGGAGAAGTGCCGGTACGACGGCACCCGCGTCGAGCGCGCGAGCGAACCGGTCCTCGGTGACTAG